The following are encoded together in the Lathyrus oleraceus cultivar Zhongwan6 chromosome 3, CAAS_Psat_ZW6_1.0, whole genome shotgun sequence genome:
- the LOC127128686 gene encoding protein MAIN-LIKE 2-like, with the protein MSLLTMGQEHRGTRANIASFDPKKFRQRSHPMPYPDPWCVPYIQRAGFGHVMHVVNATIDVKFILALCERWRPETHTFHLPTGECTITLEDVYMLLGLRIDGKPVTGNVQQPNQICVQMLGVDLVEGEGSAKARGQGIKLSSLQMYHDSITLTEESSEQEKVIKTRVYIMLLFGNLLFPEGTGNSINFMYLSLLGDIDRISTYSWGSAVLAFLYSSLCKNEQNEHCTFSGCAFLLQTWGWWRLPRLAPENPNVYSFPYATRFIATGLDYSLTPKNKIIFYRQLLDRLRAQDVLPLNHSASN; encoded by the exons atgtctcttcttaccatgggccaagaacacagaggcactagggcaaacattgcctcattc gatcccaagaaatttcgtcaacgttcacacccaatgccttatccagacccatggtgcgtaccttacatacaacgtgcgggtttcggtcatgttatgcatgtcgtaaatgccacaattgatgtcaaattcattttggctctgtgtgaacgttggagacctgagacacacacttttcacctaccaactggtgaatgtaccatcacattagaggacgtgtacatgcttttgggtcttagaatagatggtaagcctgtcaccggaaatgttcaacagcctaaccaaatatgtgttcaaatgttgggggtagacctggtcgagggtgaggggtctgccaaagcaaggggtcagggtattaaattatctagcctacaaatgtaccacgactccataactttgactgaggaatcctccgaacaagaaaaagtcataaaaacccgggtttacattatgctattgtttgggaacttgctatttcccgaagggacgggaaatagcataaactttatgtacttgagtttgctcggggacattgatagaataagcacatatagttggggttctgcagtattagcattcctatatagctctttgtgtaaaaatgaacaaaatgagcactgtacattttctggatgtgctttcttgctccaaacatgggggtggtggagattgccgaggctagccccagaaaatcctaatgtctactccttcccctacgcaactag GTTCATTGcaaccggactggattacagtcttacccccaaaaataaaattatattttatcgtcaactcttggatcgtctccgagcacaagatgtattaccactaaatcactcagcttctaactga